A stretch of the Thiocystis violascens DSM 198 genome encodes the following:
- a CDS encoding DUF935 domain-containing protein yields the protein MLTRFKTLFARPAVDLASAARPLFDEVAPIAGGADITRGIVDGLPLLASQDPLAGRDGGLPLDTYVAALTDHQVFSALQQRRLAVVSTEWEVLPGGTRLADQKAAELIRALLAALPWDQITAKMHHGIYFGQGVAECLWMRDGASVVPEAIRVRDPRRFGYRPDGAQVLLTATNPLGDALPARKFWTFRTGAFHDDEPYGMGIGHWIYWPVQFKRGVAKLWLINLDKYASPTAAGHFPPTAGEDEKAKLLAALTAIRSQAAIIMPEGYDAELLSAGRSGAADYREAAGYWDAAISKVILGHSAGADSTPGRLGGEDNAGEVRADLVKADADVLCASANLSWVKWVTEWSIPGAVPPTIWRRTEEDEDLGQRAERDAKLFVLGYRPTLDQIVATYGGDWEAVGAGTDGAAGDAGATIPPEALNAYAMGIDRLAALLPIPQQYIRDVVGIPAPRGGEAVLVAAPKESLESARDIKDGNDQIRGAPTTDLAAPADPPDPIARQLERLAFEAASLVDAGLLAVIRRELDAAPDLATFNARLLTLYPELNGADLTELLGQAFLAGELAGRVEADA from the coding sequence ATGCTAACCCGCTTCAAAACCCTCTTCGCCCGCCCCGCCGTCGACCTGGCCAGCGCGGCGCGTCCGTTGTTTGACGAGGTGGCGCCCATCGCGGGCGGCGCGGACATCACGCGCGGGATCGTCGACGGCCTGCCGCTGCTGGCCTCGCAAGACCCGCTGGCGGGGCGCGACGGCGGGCTGCCGCTCGATACCTACGTGGCCGCGCTGACCGATCATCAGGTGTTCAGCGCCCTGCAACAGCGCCGCCTGGCGGTGGTCAGCACCGAATGGGAGGTGCTGCCCGGCGGCACCCGGCTCGCGGACCAGAAAGCGGCCGAGCTGATTCGCGCGCTGCTCGCCGCGCTGCCCTGGGATCAGATCACCGCCAAGATGCACCACGGCATCTACTTCGGCCAGGGCGTGGCGGAATGCCTGTGGATGCGCGACGGCGCCAGCGTGGTGCCGGAGGCCATCCGGGTGCGCGACCCGCGCCGCTTCGGCTACCGTCCGGACGGCGCCCAGGTGCTCCTGACCGCCACCAACCCGCTCGGCGACGCGCTGCCCGCGCGCAAGTTCTGGACCTTTCGCACCGGCGCCTTCCATGACGACGAGCCCTACGGCATGGGCATCGGGCACTGGATCTACTGGCCGGTGCAGTTCAAGCGCGGCGTGGCCAAGCTGTGGCTGATCAACCTGGACAAATACGCCAGCCCCACCGCCGCCGGGCATTTCCCGCCCACCGCCGGGGAGGACGAGAAGGCCAAGCTGCTGGCCGCCCTGACCGCCATCCGCAGTCAGGCCGCTATCATCATGCCCGAGGGCTACGACGCCGAGCTGCTCAGCGCCGGGCGCTCCGGCGCGGCGGATTACCGCGAGGCCGCCGGCTATTGGGACGCCGCCATCAGCAAGGTGATCCTCGGGCACAGCGCCGGCGCCGACAGCACGCCCGGGCGCCTGGGCGGGGAGGACAACGCCGGCGAGGTGCGCGCGGACCTGGTCAAGGCCGATGCCGACGTGCTCTGTGCCAGCGCCAATCTCAGTTGGGTGAAGTGGGTCACCGAGTGGTCCATCCCCGGCGCCGTGCCGCCGACGATCTGGCGGCGCACCGAGGAAGACGAAGACCTCGGCCAGCGCGCCGAGCGCGACGCCAAGCTCTTCGTTCTGGGCTACCGCCCGACCCTGGACCAGATCGTCGCGACCTATGGCGGGGATTGGGAGGCGGTGGGGGCGGGGACGGATGGCGCCGCGGGCGACGCCGGCGCCACGATTCCGCCGGAAGCCCTGAACGCTTACGCCATGGGGATCGATCGGCTGGCCGCCCTGCTGCCGATCCCACAGCAATACATCCGCGACGTCGTGGGCATCCCCGCGCCGCGCGGCGGCGAGGCCGTGCTGGTCGCGGCGCCCAAGGAGTCCTTGGAAAGCGCTCGGGACATCAAGGACGGCAATGACCAGATTCGCGGCGCGCCCACGACGGACCTGGCCGCGCCCGCAGACCCGCCGGACCCCATCGCTCGCCAACTTGAGCGCCTGGCGTTCGAGGCCGCGTCGCTGGTCGACGCCGGGCTGCTCGCGGTCATCCGCCGCGAGCTGGACGCCGCGCCCGATCTGGCGACGTTTAACGCCCGGTTACTGACCCTGTATCCGGAGTTGAACGGCGCCGATCTGACCGAGTTGCTCGGGCAGGCATTCCTGGCCGGCGAACTGGCCGGGCGGGTGGAGGCCGACGCATGA